One Senegalimassilia faecalis genomic window, CTAGGTACACGAGGTTGCGCTGGGCGGGAACCTCTCGACGGTACACGTCCACAATGTACGAGACCGCCTGAAGCGTATAGAACGAGATGCCAATGGGAAGCGGGAGGTTCAGGTCGGGAATAGCCTCAAAACCTACCAGTGCATTTATGTTTTCAGCAATAAAGCCTTCGTACTTGAAATAGCAAAGCAGCGCAAGATTAACCACCAGGTCAACAACCAAGAGCAGCTTTCTCTGCCCATCCTTGTTCGCCCGATCGATGAGGACGCCAAACAGCCAGTTAGCAATAATCGAAACGACCATGAGCACAATATATGTAGGTTCGCCCCACGCATAAAAGACAAGAGATGCAAGCAGGAGTAAGCAGTTCTTCGCCGCACGACTAGGAATGACAAAGTAAGCCACCAGCACAAGCGGCAAAAACACCAAGAGAAAAACCGAGCTAGAAAATACCATTTACTACCTAACCAAAGACAATCCAAACTAGAACCCGCCGTTACGGTGCAAAACTTTTCGGGTATCTCGACACCAAGCGCTACAGAACTTATACCAATTCGGCACATAAGCCACCCAGGAAAGCGGCACAAATGATTGGCATATTCGGCTGGAACCATAGTTTCACTAGTAAAAAGCCGAATAATGAAGCCCGATGTCCTCACGCATCAACCAAAATCAATATCTTCCTTCATCAAGCTCTTTAATGCGCTTATATACTCGCTCGCAACATTTGCCATCGTGGAAAGCAAAGAATTCACTCATTCTTTTTGCATATTTCTCCTCGGGAACGAAACCACGCTCCGCACATGCTTTCAATTCTTCGACAAGAGCCTTCTCTGTTTTAACGACAGGACCAAACCCGTCTTTTTTGAAGTCAAAATAACCCTTTGAGTAAACTTGCATCCCAGAAAAAAAGCTTTCAGAATCAAATTGATAGTACAAGCATTCTTTATTTAGATAGGCAGTTTCGAAAGCAGTCGACGAATAATCGGTAATCATAAGAACTGCATTCGCAAACTCCTGCTGAATAGACGCTCCTGTCTGATTACCTTCCACCTTAATATAGCTCGGAATGCTAAACACTCCACTCTCCACGTAAGGAAATGTATTGGCATGGGGATAAAAGACAACATCAAGACCCGTGTTTTGGGCAACAGAGCGCAGGCTATCGCTGTTCAAGAACGATTCCCATCTCTGCTTATATTCAGAATCCTTAAAAGCATCATTCAAGCCACGTACATTGCCCTTGCCAATTTTGTCGCCACTGAGTTTATTTCTCCAAGTCGGCATAATGAGAATGCTTTTTTTTAAGGACTTTTTTCTAAGCAAGGCATCATGCCTTGGCAAACCGGTCAATTCAACCTGCCTGGGCGTCAATAAATAGGAAGAACCGTCGCCCCGAATTGATTCAGCCTCCCTTGTCGCCGAAGTAAACATCACGTCAATAGGTTTCCCGTTAAGCCACCCAGAAAGGTTGTTATGGATAACGCCATGCTGGAGAAAAATAAACCTTTTCGACTTATAGAAGTTGTCGCCAAAATATGAGTGAACAAAACCATCAGCGTGACTGCTAACAATTGTGGAACACTTTTTGAGAAACTCCTCGTGCTCTTTCGAACCAAAAGCAAGCAACTCGAAACCTTCATCGGAAAGCCTTTGCCAATCTTTAGCTTCTTTGCGGAGTACGAAATAGCTTTTCTGCTCGGGATGATTTATCTTCATCCACCGATAGAGATGCTCAGCATTGTCATCAGCTTGAGTATCCCTATCCATAAACAGCCATATATCGTCAGAATCTTGCTTATACTTATCCCATCCCGCTCTATAGATAGCATTAATGTCTTTCATCTGAACATGGTGACATGGCTGCTTACCTTTTATCGAAAGCCTGAGATCGGCAGTATTGTCGTGCACGTTATAGGAAAGCGTATCCTTTTCTGCAGGTAACGAGAACCATGACATATACAGCGAATAGAACTCCCTGCCAAAAAGAGTCCGGCTTACACGTTTAATTTCGACCGGATCGAGCTTAACCCCGTTTTTGAACAAGTCAAAATCCATGTTCAACGAACGAATCTGCATAACTTTAGATTTATAATCAATGCGCTCAATATATGCCACTTGATTGTCTGGCCGAACCCTCTTAAAAGCATTCAGGCAGGCATACTTCGTTTCGAAATTAAGCCATCCCCCCGATATTCCCTCGATTACATTAGCGTCAATGTAACCAAATATCTTATGTAAATTATCCCAAAAAATATCCCCGAGACCTACGTCTTCGAAATGTTGCGATCGCTCTTCGTGGCCAATCAGCTGCTTGAAATACCATTGGAGATCATACAGTACGGTCTCTTGAATATAGTAAGGCGTGTGTCCGCATTTTTCATTAGCGCGCCTAAGGAGATCAAGATACCCTTTCTCCAAAACAGTGGTGAACTTTTCAGACGAACCCCAAGAAGAGTCCAGGGTCGATGTCCCGTTATCCCTTTTTCGATAGTAATAAATTGGTTTGCGCAAATAAGCAATTCTACCCTCATCGAGAGAAAGCAGATACCTATTGAGAAAATGAGCGTCTTCGAAATTGGGCTTTATCTCTTCATTGAACAGTGCATCCATACCCCCAATCCTGCTCATCCTAAAGAAGGATTTGCTAGCAGAAAGGGTTATCGGCAGATAATCATCGTTAACATTAAACAGAGAGATGTCGTTCTTAAATTCCCCACGCAAAGGATGCTTGTCAAAGTATTCACCTTTGGTCTCGTTGTAAAAAATAATACGACAGGTTGCAAATTGAACATCAGAATACGTCGACACCGTTCTATCTACTTCTTCGAAGTAAGATTCCGAGACAAAGTCGTCAGGATCGATAAATGTAACCCAATCGCTTGTTACATGATCCAGCCCGAGATTTCGAGCACTGGCCTGGCCGCCGTTTTCTTTGTAATAGTAATCAATCAGTTCAGGGAACCGCTGCTTCCAATTAGCTATGACTTTTGCAGAACCGTCGGTGGAGCCATCATCAACCATGACGAGTTTAAGCCGCTCATCATTAATCGTCTGCGTAGTTAAGCTCTCGAAAAAATCGTCAAGATATTTCTCTGCGTTATAAACAGCGGAAACTACGCTATAGGTGTAGCGTCCTTCGTAACTGTTCGGCTTATAGGTAACGCCAAATCCTCCCTCTAATCGCTGTTTTTGAATACGCAGCACAGTTTCCTGAGGAAGAACCTTCTTGGCTTTCTTGAATGCGGTCTTCTTCATTTTTTTCGCAAAAGCGTTCATATATCACACCTCGTACTCGGCAAAACACATTCAGAGATCGCTGACATGTCATTCAGCAATTAATTCAATCGACCATCAACGCTGGCAAAGGCATCCTTCAGCCTCTGCATAGTCAATTGCTCATCCTTATCAAGCACTATCCCAGTTTGCTCTATTATGCTTTGGGTTCGGGGGACGTCCCTGCTAAATAGCCTCTTCCACACGACCGCGAAGTCGTGGTCGGACCTCCCGAACTCTTCTTGCAAGTCCAAAACTCGCTGGTAAATCCTTATGCTCGAATGCGGGTTGTCCCAGGACGTTACTGAAGCCTGTTCATCTGCCGAATCGAACGAGACGTGGTAGTACGCGTAGTCTGCCGCCACTGAGATGCACTTCGCCCTTAAGTAAGCCTCGAGTACAAACGGGATATCCTCTGGCATATCGTTCGGGAATCTCATGTCGGCAACCAAATCGCGCCTAAACAGTTTAAGCGGCGCGAACGTCCAGCAGATTTTTGAGGTTGCGATGTCGGCTTTTGGTTGGTTGCGGTCGAACATGGACTTTGGTACTTCGCGGCCGTTTTCGCCCCACATCTTTACCAGCAGTACATCGCTTCCCCACTCCACGGCGTGGTCGAGCATGCGCTCGATCGCCTCGGAGCCCAACCAGTCGTCTGCGTCAAGGAAGAACACGTACTTCCCCTGCGCCTTCTCCAAGGCAACATTGCGAGGCTTCGCGGGCGACCCCGACGCAGCCTCCAAGCGTTCAACCTTGAACAGCGCAGGATAGCGTTCCTGATACGTGCACAGCGTTTCCCACGTTGCATCGGTGGAGCCGTCATCGGTTACCAGCACTTCCATGCGCTCGCGTGGATACGTCTGCGCTAGCAGCGAGTCGAGCGCCCTGGTCAGACGAGGCATAGCGTTATACGCCGGAATCACGATGCTCACATCGATACCGCTTGCGTCATGCGCCCGCAAAACATCAGCAGCTTTCACGTTCGTCGCTTCGTTAAGCGGCGGCGCAAACACCTCGTTGTAGATACGCACGGTAGCTTGCCCATCGCACGCGCTCATGAACTTCTTGCGGAACGCCGCCACCTGCTGCGCGTCGAAGCGCTCGTCAACGTGTTTCACCCAGTCGATAAGCGACTTGTTGTCGCGGAATACCGGCCCCGGCGTCAACTCCTCGTACGGGTAATAGAAGCCGCGCCAGTCGCAATAATCGTCCAGGTCATACGCGAAAAATGCCATGGGCTTGCCGAAAAGCGAGTATTCGAACACCAGCGACGAATAGTCCGAAACGCACACATCGGCAACGCACAGCAGCTGATCGATCGGCAAGCTGCGCGTAACATCGAACGCAAAGTCTTCGCAGCCTGCGGGAATGGGCGGCAACTGCTTCACGAACGGATGATGCTTGATAAGCAGAACGAATTCGCCGCCAACCGCAGCCTTCAGGCCGGCGATATCCAGCCGGTCGGGCCCTTCGGCAGAGGCAACACGACCGCGAAACGTCGGCGCGTACAGCAGCACGCGCTTGCCTCGCATCTGCGGAACAACGCTTTCCACGCTTTCGCGCGCGTTCGTCAAAAACTGCTGGTCGAAGAATACATCCGTGCGGCTTACGCCAAGCGGCTTGATGATTTCGGGGCGATCTTGCAGCACCATGGCCTCTTCATACGCCCAAGCCACATCGGGGCTGCTAACGGTAACTAGCGAGAGGTTCTTGTAGAACGGATGGCGCAGAAGCTCTTTTCGGGTGCCGCCGAATTTCAGGTCGGCCGTGCTCATACCCCACTTCTTGAACGCGCCGCATGCGTGCCACAGCTGCACGACGCGCGTTTCAGGGCGCAGCCTAACGCAGCTGACCAGATCGGAGGCATCCGCCAAAAAGACCACTTCAGCGCGGGAAATCTCGTGCAGCGCCCAGATGCTGTTCTTCAGATACTGAACGTACGACACATGATTTTGGTTGAGCGTCATATAGCGCGGATGCTTACCGGCATCCAGCTCGAGCCGCTGGTACAGCAGCTCGAAGCTGTCGGGCATGTCCGTTTCCTTCGTCTCGAAAAACAGCACCCGACCAGCTGCAACCGGCTTGCGCGCAAAATACTTATAAGCAATCGGGAACGCAAAACTCAACGTCGCGTTCTTTATGAAGCGCTTTGCAAAGCGCTTGAGAAAACGCTTCATGCTCCTTCTTCCACATCAATCCCACAGCAACGAATCGGGGCCGCTTTACTGCGCACGCTCCGTGCTTCCCTTCGCGCACTGAATGGCGAATGTCGCCAACTCGCCGGCCGGATCCTCGGCGCAATTTACAAACGAGTCTCCCACGAATCGCTGCAACTGCTGGTGCGGGTAAGCCGACGGCTCGACCGCCCACGATGCAAGCATGGCGGCAAGCTGCTCCGGCGTATCGGCCACAAGGCCGGGACACAATTCTAGCGGATCGGCGTTCAGACCAGGCGAAAGCCGATAATATTGTATGTCAGGAACATAGAAACCGACCAGCTTGCCCAACAAATATGCTTCATAAACTATCGATGAGTAATCGGTGATCACAATATCGGCATCGATAAGGCTGACCGGCACGTCCCCACCAGCATCTTTGCCCGCCGCAAGCGGATGCAAAGAGCACGAAACCCGGTAGCTTCCAGACTGAAACAGCTTGCCAGCCGCGCCGCGCAAGTCGGCAAACGGGTCAGCAGCCTTGTCGTACTTCCTGATGGTAGGCGCAAACAGCACCGTCGCCTTCTCGCTCGCGCGATTGGCATCGGCCTGAGCCGCTTGACGCATATCGCAAAGCTTGCGGTATTCGGGCCTCCCGATGGGAAGCACGCGTTCAACCGGGCACGCAAACGCTTCAGCAAACGCCGTCCGCGCACCTTCGCCAGAGCAGATCACCCACGAATTGTTTCGGTGAATCTTGAACGCAGCAGCCTCTTCCGCCGCGTGGCCTTCGGCAACGTCGATTGCCTGATAGCCGAACTTCTTGAATGCGCCGAACGCGTGCCACAGCTGAATCACAACCGGAACCGCAGGGAACTCAAGGTGCTGGGCGCCGCGCAACGCAGTGGGCTGGCACGTAAAATCGAGCAAGCTGATAACCGGGTCGTAGCGATCGATCACGCAAACCTTGCACCGCGCAAGGTGATACAGCTCCCGAAGCACCAGGCCCGCATAGGCCAGCACCGACGACTTCTTGAAGTGCTGCGATAGGTAAACCGGCTGATAGCCGCGCGCCTGGAACGCCTTCCCGCATTCCAGGTAATCGTAAGAAGGCTCACCCGACTTGCGGGACACGAACAGCACCTCGTCCCGCCGCTTAGCCAAGCAAAAGACGCCATACAACCCGCGAAACGCAACACGAGCAACGCCTGCGGCGACCTTTTTCGAAAAACGCAACGACATGGCCTACATGTCCCACTTCATGATGGTTTTCCCAGCGCTCTTGCGCAAATCCGCTTCGAACGCAGTGCACATGTCGGCAATGGAGCGTACGGGGAAAACGCCGCCGATAAGCGACTCCAGATACCTTGCCATGTCGGGATGCTGCTTGTACATTTCCACAACGCTGACGAAATCCGCGCGACCGCTGCGACTGCTGCCGAACAGGCGCAGGCCCTTCTCAAGCACCATGCGCGTGTTCACCGGAACGGGGTTTTCCGACACGCCCAGCAACGAAACGGTTGCCTCGGGCCTTACCGCGTCGATGATCTGCTCGATGGCAGCCACCGACCCGTCGCCGCAGCAGCATTCGAAGGCGTGATCGCACGTGCACTCGCCCGGCGCGTCGTAGGTCAGGTGCGTTTCATCGGCGAACGTGAAGTCGTTCAGCTTGTACTCGTTTCGCCCATACACGCAAATCTGCGCTTGTGGATAGCGCATCTTCAGGATAAGCGAAACGATGAACCCCAGGTTGCCGTCGCCCCACACACCGATGCGGTCGCGCTTTTCGTGCGCGATGGAATCGAATCGGTTCACGGCATGGGCGGCAACGCTTACCAATTCGGTAAACGCTGCGACTTCGTTGGGAATGGAATCAGGCAAAGCAACCACGCGTTCGGGCGGCAGCACCACAAGCTCCTGCATGAAGCCGTCGAAGCCGCTGCCGCAGAACTTGCTGCTGCGCAGGTAGTTCTCCGCAATGTAATCGCTGGTCTCGCACGGCGCGTTCGGCACCATGACCACGCGCGAGCCGCGAGCAAACGTGCCCGTTGCGTCCTTGACCACCACGCCGATGCCCTCGTGGATAAGCGCCATGGGCAGCTTCTTGGCAAGTACCTGCGGCGAGCGCGACCCCTGGTAGTAGCGGATGTCGGCATTGCACACGGAAAGATACGTAGGACGCACCACCACGCCCGCCGATGCGTTCAACTCCAGCTGAACCGGCTCGAAAACACGCGGCGCGGTGAGGCGATAGGCACAGCTAAGCACGGCGGCTTCCCATCAAAGCCGTTGCCACGCGCAAATCTTGCGGATACGTGATCTTCATGTTCGAAACGTCGCCGCGCACAAGGGCAACCGCTTTGCCGCGCAGCGTGTAGATTTTGCACGCATCCGTCAAAACAGCCTCTTCATCAGGCAAAAGGCTTTCCATAAGCGCTTTAAGCTCAAGCAGCTTGAACGACTGCGGCGTTTGCCCTTGATACAGCTGGCTTCTGTCGGGAATGGACGAGATGACCTTGCCGTCAGCGCTTTGCACAATAGTGTCGGTTGCGGGTACGACGGTATCGCAAGCTCCGCAGTCGATTGCGGCCTGGATGTTCTCTTCGATAATGCGATGGGACACGAACGGCCTGACAGCGTCGTGCGTGACGATGATGCTGCTATCGTCCACAGCATGGTTTTCGCACAGATACGAGATGGCGTTGCGCACGGTGTCGTTTCTGGTAGACCCTCCGGCAATGACCGCAACATCTTGGCAGCAATCGGGGCAATAACGGCGCAGGAGGTCCTGCGTTTTCTGAATCCACGATTCGGGGCACAGCACCAGCACGCGCTCGAAAACGCCTTCGGCGCAGAACTTCTCGACGGTGTGCGCGATGATGGGCTTCGACCCCAGCATCAGAAACTGCTTGGGCTTTTCGGGATTGCCCATGCGCGTTCCCGACCCGCCAGCAAGAATTGCCGCGTACACGTTGCGTCCGCTTTCCATGCGCTTCGCTCCTTAGTAGTTCTTCTCGTAATAGGCCGTTGCGGCTTCGATGGTGTCGTCGAACACTTTCTTGCCGTGGTCAAGCACGATGCCGCGGCTGCAGAATTCCTTCGCCGTGGAGCTGGTGTGCGTGACGAACAGCACCGTGACGTTCTCGTCCATCATAATCTCGCGGATGCGGGCGATGCACTTGCGTTGGAACGCGCGGTCGCCAACGGAAAGGGCCTCGTCGACCACCAGGATTTCCGGGTCGATGGCCACCGCGAACGCAAAGCCCAGGCGCGCCTTCATGCCGCTTGAGTACGTGCGCATGGGCTGGTCGATGTACAGGCCAAGTTCGGCGAACTCGATGATCTTCGGCTCAAGCTCTTTGATCTCGTTGCGCTTCAGGCCCAGAATCTGACCGCGCAGCGATATGTTCTCGCGCCCCGTCAGCTGCATGTCGAAGCCTGCAGTAAGCTCCAGCAGTGCGCTGACGCGGCCTTTGACCTCGACGTTGCCCGTTGTGGGGTGCGTGACGCCCGTGACCATCTTCAGCGCCGTGCTTTTCCCGGCGCCGTTGCAGCCCAAAAACGCCACCGCTTCGCCCTTCTTCACCTCGAACGAAAGGTCGTCGCTGGCGTTGACGCTGCCCAGAAACGTGCCCTTCTTCTTGTAGTTGAAGATGCCCAGGAAGCGGCCGCGGTCGTTTTTGTACAGGTTGTACGTTTTCGTCACGTGGTCGAAGCGGATGACCACCTCGTCGCTGACGCTGGTTTTGTGCTTCGCCTTCGCGTCGCCCAACGTTTTCTGCTGGTCGTTAGAGGACATCGGCCACCTCCTCGTTGAACTTCTTGTACACGAACAGCGCCAAAACAAGCGTCACCGCGAACACCAGCGCAAAGCCTGCGCACAGTGTGGGGTCTTCCCAGAACCACACCTTGTCGTAAAACGCCCCGCGAAACGAGGTGACGAAAAACGTGATGGGATTGAAATACAGGATGGTTTGAATCCAGTCCACCGGGACGCTTTTCACGTCGAAAATGACGCCCGACAGCCAGAAGAAAGGCGTGGACATGGCGTTCATCAGGTTCTTCACGTCTTTGCTGATGGCCGACAGCTGGCTGAACATGATGGACACGATGTCCCAGAACACGAACATCAGCAGCAGCAAAATGGGCACTTGCAGCAAATACGCGTCGAACTGCATGCCGCACGCCGCGTAGATTACGAACAGGGCGACCATCAGCATAAGCTGCACAAGCATGGTGGCGCCGGTGTAGATGGTGGAAATGCCGCTGAGCGGGAACTTGATCTTGTTGACCAGGTACGGGTAACGATGCATGACGTCGATGCCGGCGCCAAGCATGTCCTGCATGAAGAACCACGGGATCAAGCCCGCGCACAGCCACAAGATGTACGGCGGCGCGCCGGCATCTGCCGCGCCGCTGCCAACGCGCAAGCCGATGTCAAGCGCAAACCAGAAGCAGAAGATGTACATGGCGGGCTTGATGAAGAACCACGACCACGACAGCACCGCGCCGCGGCTTTTCTTCACCAGTTCGAACAAGGCAAGGCGAGCGATTTGCTTTCGCCACTCCCAATTGTCCTTCAGTATTGTTCCGAGCGTGCTCACGCAGTTCTCCATTCAAAACGCCCTGTTAGCAACCACTGATATTACCATAGCCGTAGCAGCGCATGTGCTGCTACGGCATAGCGGGGCCCTCAACGATGCCAGAGGGATCGCTGCCGGAATCCACCGCGGCCATAAGGTCTTCCCAGGCCTGCGAATTCTGGTCGACCACCCACAACCCGCTGCTGTTCACGTCGCCCGTGTACGGCCCCGTGCACGAGTACAGCGTCACGTCGTCTTTGTGCAGGGCGAAATCGACGGCCAGGTACCCCACCTTGCTCATATCAAGGTTCGTGGAGGTGCTGCGCTTCAGGCTGACCAGCGCCTGATCAATGTCGCTTTCGTTGGGCATGTTCAGCACGTTGCGGAAGATGGCGACCTCGATTTGGCGGACGTTCGCCTGGCGCACGGCGTCTTGGTTGTCGGCATATTCCTTGCGGGCGCGCGCGAACACCAGCGTTTCCGAGCCATCAAGGTGCTGGTTTTGGCCCTTCTGAACGGTGACGTCCTCGGCCGTTGAGGGGTCGGGCACTTTCACCGTGGCGGGAACGTCAACCGTCACGCCGCCTAAGGTATCGATGAAGTTTTCGAACCCGGTGAACGTGGTCATCATGTAGTAGTCGATTTCGACGCCTGTGAGACGCTGGACCGCCTTGACGGTTTCCATGGGGTCGCCGTTGACAAGCGTATCGTTGATTTTGCTGCTTTCACCAGGCAAAACTGTGTCGCGCGGCACCGTTACCAGCGTGATTTGGTAGCTTGCGGGGTCAACGCGCACAAGCGTGATGACGTCGGAATGCTGATTGACCTGAGCGTGATCGGACGCCTTGCCCGTGTACAGCGCCGTGCCCTTACGGGAGTCGGAACCAATCAGCAGCACGTAGAACGGGTCTTGCTGCTCAACCGCCGAAAGCTGCACGGTGTCGGCAACCTGCCGTGGACCGGCCAGCGCGCCGATGCCCAAGCACACCGCAATGAACGCAGCGGCGAACACCGCAACGCCCGCAAAAGCACGCGCGGCCATGCGCGTTGACCTGCGCTTGTCATCTTCGCTGATACCGTGAGCTCCAGCTGCCATCGGCTACTTCACCTGCTTTCCCTGGCTGTGCGGCAAACGAGGGCCTGACCTGCCCTTATTGTCGTAGTGGTGCCTCAGCACCGGCTTGAACAGGCCGAAGTACCAAATGATCACGAATAGCGCAACGGCCAGCAGCGCAATGATGCCGATTTGCACCGGACCCGAGAAACTGCCGATGAGGCACCCCGCCACCGCAAGGCACGCGGAGCACAGCCACAGCAAGGCAACGGAACGCTTCTGGCTTAAGCCCGCGCGCATAAGGCGATGGTGAATGTGGCCGAAGTCGGCGTGATCGATGCGCTCGTGGTTGCGCAGGCGGCGGACAACGGCAGACATGGTGTCCAGCACGGGAACGCCGGCGATGACCAGCGGCACCAGCATAACCACGAAGCCCTGCGCGCGCACCACGCCCGAAACCGAGATGACGCCGACCATAAGTCCCAGCAGATGGCTGCCGCAATCACCCATGAACACCGATGCCGGGAAGAAGTTGTAGCGAAGAAACGCCAGGCACACGCCGATAACCGCCAGGCACACCAGGGCCATGGTGACGCTGCCGCGCTGCCACACGAGGAATAGCAAGCTGGAGCAAGCGATGGCGACGATGCCGGCGGCAAGGCCGTCGAGGCCGTCGATGAGGTTCGTGATGTTCACGAACACGACCAGGTACGCAACGGTAAGCGGGAAGTCAAGCCATCCCAAGCTCACATAGCCGCCGGCCTGCGCAAACATGGTGTGCACCATGCCGATGGACACGCCCGAAGCGGCAACGATGCACGCGGAGACAACCTGGCCCAGGAACTTCAGTTTCGGCGGCAGCTGCGTGACGTCGTCAACAAGCCCGACGGCGAACATGGCGCTGATGCCCAGGAACAACCCGATGTAGTTGATGCCGCTGAGCGTGTACAGGTCGTTGAGCTGCCAATCGAAGAACACCAGCCCGATGTAGGAGGCAAGAAACGCGGCGCAAAGCCCCAGGTACAGCGCGATGCCGCCGCAGCGCGGCACAGGGCCCCGGTTGACGCGGCGGTATCCGGGCTGGTCGATAGCGCCAAGCGCGACGGCTATCCTGCGGGACAGCGGCACGGCGCAGTACGTGACGATAAACGCCACGCTAAACACTATGGCAACTTGAACAAAAGCCACAAGTTGGGACCTTGCCCCTTTCCATGCAGAGAACCGGTATTATGCAAACTTACTTTATTATACTTTAAAGTAAACCTTACGATTCCTCAACGCATCCGCCACCGAGGAGCATTCGAACACCATCGGCAAACGTCAAGAACGCTTGCATTCTTGAAAGGAGCGAGGCAATTGTGCGCACAGCTTCACAACGCGGCCGTTGACGTCATTGTTACCGCGCACAACATGGAATCCTGCATCGGCGCGTGCCTTGATTCGCTTGAACGCCAGACGTTCGAGTCGCTGCGCGTTGTTGTGGTGGAAGACGGGTCGACCGACGGCACCGCGGCGATTGCGCAAGATTTCGCTGCGCATCACGCGCGCTTCTCCGTTATTTCCACAGGCGGGCTTGGCGCCGGCGGCGCACGCAACAAGGGCATGCAGGAAGTGCGCGCGCCCTACTTCATGATTCTGGACGGCGACGACGTGTTCCATCCCGACATGGTTGAGGCCCTGCACCGCGCGGCCATAGACGGCGGCGCCGACATCGCCATCTGCGACATGCAGGAAATGGACAACGCCACCGGCGCGCTGACCCATCCGTTGTGGGCCCTCAAGCAAAGTCAGCTTCCCACCGAAGGCGCGTTTGACGGATGGCGCGGCATGGACGGCAACATCTTCGCCGCCTTCATGGGCTGGCCGTGGGACAAGCTGTACCGCACCGAGTTCGTGCACGAGCGCGGGCTTTCGTTTCCTGAAGACCTTCCCAACAGCGAGGACATGGTGTTCACGTACCAGGCGCTGGTGTTGGCAAAGCGCCTTGCCGTGGCAAACCGGGTGCTGGTGGACCATCGCATGGGGCGCGGCAGCACGGTGTCAAGCTCGCGCGAACGGGCGCCGCTTGCCTTCTACGACGCCATTTGCCGCGTGAAAGCGTTTTTGCAGAAGCAGCCCGATGGCACGTGGGAAAAGCTGCAAAGGGATTACCTGAGCTGGGCGTTCGACTGGACGCTGTGGAATATCGAGACCATGCCCGACGAGGGCACGCGCCGCATGATGGCGCGCACGTTGCACGATGGGGCGCTCGAGGCGCTGGAGCTTGAGGAGCATCCTGCATTGTATTTTGCGGAGTATCCCCGCAGCATGCAGCGCTACGCCACGCTTATGACCTGGCTTGATGTAGATTCGCGCGACAACGGTCCGCTCGGTCGGCTTGACGCGCTGCCCTACGGCGCCTACAAGTTCTGGGACTTC contains:
- a CDS encoding IspD/TarI family cytidylyltransferase, with protein sequence MESGRNVYAAILAGGSGTRMGNPEKPKQFLMLGSKPIIAHTVEKFCAEGVFERVLVLCPESWIQKTQDLLRRYCPDCCQDVAVIAGGSTRNDTVRNAISYLCENHAVDDSSIIVTHDAVRPFVSHRIIEENIQAAIDCGACDTVVPATDTIVQSADGKVISSIPDRSQLYQGQTPQSFKLLELKALMESLLPDEEAVLTDACKIYTLRGKAVALVRGDVSNMKITYPQDLRVATALMGSRRA
- a CDS encoding ABC transporter ATP-binding protein gives rise to the protein MSSNDQQKTLGDAKAKHKTSVSDEVVIRFDHVTKTYNLYKNDRGRFLGIFNYKKKGTFLGSVNASDDLSFEVKKGEAVAFLGCNGAGKSTALKMVTGVTHPTTGNVEVKGRVSALLELTAGFDMQLTGRENISLRGQILGLKRNEIKELEPKIIEFAELGLYIDQPMRTYSSGMKARLGFAFAVAIDPEILVVDEALSVGDRAFQRKCIARIREIMMDENVTVLFVTHTSSTAKEFCSRGIVLDHGKKVFDDTIEAATAYYEKNY
- a CDS encoding ABC transporter permease yields the protein MSTLGTILKDNWEWRKQIARLALFELVKKSRGAVLSWSWFFIKPAMYIFCFWFALDIGLRVGSGAADAGAPPYILWLCAGLIPWFFMQDMLGAGIDVMHRYPYLVNKIKFPLSGISTIYTGATMLVQLMLMVALFVIYAACGMQFDAYLLQVPILLLLMFVFWDIVSIMFSQLSAISKDVKNLMNAMSTPFFWLSGVIFDVKSVPVDWIQTILYFNPITFFVTSFRGAFYDKVWFWEDPTLCAGFALVFAVTLVLALFVYKKFNEEVADVL
- a CDS encoding LCP family protein; this translates as MAAGAHGISEDDKRRSTRMAARAFAGVAVFAAAFIAVCLGIGALAGPRQVADTVQLSAVEQQDPFYVLLIGSDSRKGTALYTGKASDHAQVNQHSDVITLVRVDPASYQITLVTVPRDTVLPGESSKINDTLVNGDPMETVKAVQRLTGVEIDYYMMTTFTGFENFIDTLGGVTVDVPATVKVPDPSTAEDVTVQKGQNQHLDGSETLVFARARKEYADNQDAVRQANVRQIEVAIFRNVLNMPNESDIDQALVSLKRSTSTNLDMSKVGYLAVDFALHKDDVTLYSCTGPYTGDVNSSGLWVVDQNSQAWEDLMAAVDSGSDPSGIVEGPAMP
- a CDS encoding glycosyltransferase family 4 protein, which produces MAFVQVAIVFSVAFIVTYCAVPLSRRIAVALGAIDQPGYRRVNRGPVPRCGGIALYLGLCAAFLASYIGLVFFDWQLNDLYTLSGINYIGLFLGISAMFAVGLVDDVTQLPPKLKFLGQVVSACIVAASGVSIGMVHTMFAQAGGYVSLGWLDFPLTVAYLVVFVNITNLIDGLDGLAAGIVAIACSSLLFLVWQRGSVTMALVCLAVIGVCLAFLRYNFFPASVFMGDCGSHLLGLMVGVISVSGVVRAQGFVVMLVPLVIAGVPVLDTMSAVVRRLRNHERIDHADFGHIHHRLMRAGLSQKRSVALLWLCSACLAVAGCLIGSFSGPVQIGIIALLAVALFVIIWYFGLFKPVLRHHYDNKGRSGPRLPHSQGKQVK
- a CDS encoding glycosyltransferase family 2 protein, which encodes MCAQLHNAAVDVIVTAHNMESCIGACLDSLERQTFESLRVVVVEDGSTDGTAAIAQDFAAHHARFSVISTGGLGAGGARNKGMQEVRAPYFMILDGDDVFHPDMVEALHRAAIDGGADIAICDMQEMDNATGALTHPLWALKQSQLPTEGAFDGWRGMDGNIFAAFMGWPWDKLYRTEFVHERGLSFPEDLPNSEDMVFTYQALVLAKRLAVANRVLVDHRMGRGSTVSSSRERAPLAFYDAICRVKAFLQKQPDGTWEKLQRDYLSWAFDWTLWNIETMPDEGTRRMMARTLHDGALEALELEEHPALYFAEYPRSMQRYATLMTWLDVDSRDNGPLGRLDALPYGAYKFWDFMNPAQKALAAWRERHPKPSEW